A single Crateriforma conspicua DNA region contains:
- a CDS encoding peptidase MA family metallohydrolase, which produces MAVTLAILLALVSSVDAADLATAELLYRTGDLKGAQEIADAEVQRGVWNERWSRLLMRCQMDRGQYAQAVQTYEKAILRYSGSLVLRQLGIDAYQYTGNQEKARQAQAAFMDVLRRSSRYATGDNVIAAGRFYVRRGEDARLILEQFYDRVRDADPKYVESYIATAELAITKGDFKVAADTLRAAEKLAESDPRIYYLLSRSLQSSDRAAAAEALEMALSINPRHVDSLLLDAERSIDAEQFDAAEDRITEILQINVHEPRAWALLAVLANLDGRYEVEKLMRAAALSTWPTNPEVDHLIGRKLSDKYRFAEGSEYQRAALAFDTGYGPAKFQLAQDLLRLGFDDVGWALAEQVNESDPYNVTAYNLISLYDSIKDFSTLSADNLHVRMDAREAAVYGGDVLELLTEAQAVLCKKYGVTLDQPVVVEIFPKQEDFAIRTFGLPGGAGFLGVCFGNVVTANSPASQGATPSNWQAVLWHEFCHVVTLNKTKNRMPRWLSEGISVYEERQRDPSWSEQITPTYKMMVRDGELVPISQLSAAFLAPKSPVHLQFAYYQSSLAVEYLMDQYGQEKVNAVLEDLGNGRSMNDALQANLGSLARLDQGFLTYATSVAEDFGKGVQWDPDGPPEGGDPDAIAEWMKQHPQDYRSLRLQADTLAEAGQREEAIEIYQQLLDAGVDHGDRGGVLAALASMYRKEGDVEKETETLRRQVSKNDDLWPAHVRLAELAAERDDWEEVHEQARRILAINPLMAVGHTWADRAAKELERPADRIAPLKALLELDPIDPVGLHYELATCWEQLDNTVAAKRSVLKSLQDAPRFRDALALLVRVSRADIEDANDEASADSDVSGTGNTGADNTSASDETDKRVESETGGPGGGRRADQPAPVEGARP; this is translated from the coding sequence AGCCTGGTTTTGCGACAACTGGGCATCGACGCCTATCAGTACACGGGCAACCAGGAGAAAGCCCGACAGGCCCAGGCGGCGTTCATGGACGTTTTGCGTCGTAGTTCGCGGTACGCCACCGGCGACAATGTGATCGCGGCCGGTCGGTTCTACGTCCGACGTGGCGAAGACGCTCGATTGATCTTGGAGCAGTTTTACGACCGCGTCCGCGATGCCGACCCCAAGTACGTCGAATCGTATATCGCAACGGCGGAATTGGCGATCACCAAGGGAGACTTCAAAGTCGCGGCCGACACGCTGCGGGCGGCCGAGAAGCTTGCCGAATCCGATCCGCGCATTTACTACCTCCTGTCTCGATCGTTGCAATCGTCCGATCGTGCGGCGGCCGCCGAAGCATTGGAAATGGCACTGTCGATCAACCCACGGCATGTTGACAGTTTGCTGTTGGATGCCGAACGTTCGATCGATGCCGAACAATTCGATGCAGCGGAGGATCGCATCACCGAGATCTTACAGATCAATGTCCATGAGCCTCGTGCTTGGGCCTTGTTGGCGGTGCTGGCCAATTTGGACGGTCGATACGAAGTCGAAAAACTGATGCGGGCGGCGGCGCTTTCGACTTGGCCGACCAACCCGGAAGTCGATCATTTGATCGGTCGCAAACTTTCCGACAAATACCGCTTTGCCGAGGGCAGTGAGTATCAACGGGCCGCTTTGGCGTTCGACACGGGGTATGGCCCGGCAAAGTTCCAGCTTGCCCAAGACTTGTTGCGTCTGGGGTTTGACGACGTCGGCTGGGCTTTGGCCGAACAGGTCAACGAATCAGACCCCTACAACGTGACCGCGTACAACTTGATCAGTCTGTATGATTCGATCAAAGACTTCTCCACTCTGTCGGCGGACAATCTTCACGTCCGCATGGACGCACGCGAAGCTGCGGTGTACGGCGGCGATGTTTTGGAACTATTGACCGAAGCCCAAGCGGTGCTGTGTAAGAAATACGGCGTGACGCTGGATCAGCCGGTCGTTGTCGAGATCTTTCCCAAGCAGGAGGACTTTGCGATTCGCACCTTCGGGCTTCCGGGCGGGGCCGGGTTCTTGGGCGTGTGTTTTGGCAATGTTGTGACGGCGAACAGTCCGGCATCACAGGGGGCGACGCCGTCGAATTGGCAAGCCGTTTTGTGGCACGAATTTTGTCACGTCGTGACGTTGAACAAGACCAAAAACCGCATGCCGCGTTGGCTTAGCGAAGGCATTTCGGTCTATGAGGAACGTCAACGCGACCCGTCTTGGAGCGAACAAATCACGCCGACTTACAAGATGATGGTTCGCGACGGCGAATTGGTTCCGATCAGCCAGTTAAGCGCGGCGTTTTTGGCACCCAAGTCACCGGTTCATCTGCAGTTCGCGTATTACCAATCGTCACTGGCGGTGGAGTACCTGATGGATCAATACGGTCAAGAAAAAGTGAACGCCGTGTTGGAAGATCTCGGCAATGGTCGATCGATGAACGACGCGTTGCAGGCCAATTTGGGATCGCTGGCCAGGTTGGACCAGGGGTTTTTGACCTACGCCACGTCGGTCGCCGAAGATTTCGGCAAGGGCGTCCAGTGGGATCCCGATGGACCGCCCGAAGGCGGCGATCCGGATGCGATTGCGGAATGGATGAAGCAACATCCGCAAGATTATCGAAGTCTGCGGTTGCAAGCGGACACCTTGGCCGAGGCGGGCCAGCGGGAGGAAGCGATCGAGATCTATCAACAACTGTTGGATGCCGGTGTCGATCATGGGGATCGCGGCGGCGTGTTGGCTGCGTTGGCGTCGATGTATCGCAAAGAGGGCGATGTCGAAAAGGAAACCGAAACGCTGCGCCGGCAAGTGTCCAAGAACGATGACCTGTGGCCGGCACACGTGCGACTTGCGGAGTTGGCGGCCGAGCGGGATGACTGGGAAGAAGTCCATGAACAGGCCCGGCGAATTTTGGCGATCAACCCGCTGATGGCCGTGGGCCACACATGGGCGGATCGCGCGGCAAAGGAGTTGGAGCGGCCCGCTGATCGGATCGCTCCGTTGAAAGCCCTGTTGGAACTGGACCCCATCGATCCGGTCGGGTTGCACTATGAACTGGCGACGTGCTGGGAACAGTTGGACAATACGGTGGCGGCAAAACGATCGGTCTTAAAATCTCTCCAGGACGCGCCACGGTTTCGCGATGCTTTGGCGCTGCTGGTTCGCGTCAGTCGCGCGGACATCGAGGATGCGAATGACGAGGCGTCAGCGGATTCGGATGTCAGCGGCACTGGCAATACCGGCGCTGATAATACGTCCGCATCTGATGAAACAGACAAACGGGTCGAATCGGAAACCGGCGGTCCCGGTGGGGGCAGACGCGCCGATCAACCCGCACCCGTCGAAGGAGCCCGACCATGA